Genomic window (Spirochaetaceae bacterium):
AGCTCACCATGATGGCGTTGATCGGAATCCAGTAGCGTTTCGGCAGCACGCGCGCCAGCGCCAGTTCGGTGGCGTCCGGCTCGCGCGTGGCCACCCAGCCCAGGCGGTTGCAGATGCGATGCACGTGGGTGTCCACGCAGATCGCCTCGATGCCGAACGACAGCCCCAGCACCAGGTTGGCGGTCTTGCGCCCCACGCCGGGCAGGCGCAGCAGCGCGGGCAACGCGTCCGGCACCGCGGCATCGTGGTCGCGTACCAGGATCGCGGCGACTTCGCGCAGTTGGCGCGCCTTCGTATTGTAGAAACCGGCCGGGTAGATCAACGACGCGATCTCCGCCTCCGGCAGCGCGGCCAGTTCGCGCGGGGCGGGTGCTCGGGCCAGCAGGCGGCGCGACGCCGGTCCGGTGACCTCGTCCTTGGTGCGCAGCGAGATGATGGTCGACACCAGCACGACGA
Coding sequences:
- a CDS encoding endonuclease III, whose amino-acid sequence is MAERVGRALPAVSELAEQRRDPFVVLVSTIISLRTKDEVTGPASRRLLARAPAPRELAALPEAEIASLIYPAGFYNTKARQLREVAAILVRDHDAAVPDALPALLRLPGVGRKTANLVLGLSFGIEAICVDTHVHRICNRLGWVATREPDATELALARVLPKRYWIPINAIMVSFGQQVCTPQSPRCSVCPVRGGCERRGVTRHR